From the Armatimonadota bacterium genome, the window CTCGGCACTGCGCAAGGTGGCGCGTGTGCGTTTGAGCAACGGGGTGGAGGTAACTGCCTATATCCCGGGCATCGGGCACAACCTGCAAGAGCACTCGGTGGTGCTGGTACGCGGTGGGCGTGTGAAAGACCTGCCGGGCGTACGCTACCACATTATACGAGGCACGCTAGACGCTGCGGGCACGCAAAACCGGAAAAAGGGTCGTTCTAAATACGGTACGAAGCGACCGAAGTAGGCTGGAGGGAGAGAACAATGCCCAGAAAAGGACCGGCTCCGCGCCGTGAGATACCGCCAGACCCGGTGTATAATGATGTATTGGTTCAGCGGTTTATCAATCGCCTGATGATGTGCGGCAAAAAGAGTGTCGCCGAGAAGATTTTCTACAAGGCGATGGAGATAGTCGGGGAGCGTACCAAGCGCAACCCACTGGAAGTGTTCCATCAGGCGCTGAAGAACGTGATGCCTATCCTGGAGGTGCGCCCGCGGCGCGTGGGAGGCGCAACCTATCAGGTGCCAATGGAAGTGCGCCCGGAGCGCCGAGTCTCTCTGGGCATCCGCTGGCTGGTCACTTCCGCACGCAAGCGCGGTGGACGCACCATGATAGAGAAACTGGCTGCGGAAATCATGGACGCTGCGAACAACCAAGGCGCAGCGGTCAAGAAACGTGAGGATACGCACCGTATGGCGGAAGCCAACAAGGCGTTCGCGCACTATCGCTGGTAATGCTGTTATCTGTTCGCTGTGGGGATAACGGGCTTGCAGGTGCAGGTCTAGGAGGAAAGCAGTCAAAGTATGGCACGTGAATACACGCTAGAACAAACACGAAATATAGGTATCGCCGCGCATATCGACGCGGGGAAGACCACTACCACCGAGCGCATCCTGTACTATACAGGACGCATCCATCGCATCGGTGAGGTGGACGATGGCGCTGCGACCATGGACTGGATGGAGCAGGAGCAGGAGCGCGGAATTACCATTACCTCCGCAGCCACCACCTGCTTCTGGAGGGGGCATCGCATTAACATTATCGATACCCCTGGTCACGTGGACTTTACCGTAGAGGTGGAGCGGTCGCTGCGCGTTCTGGATGGTGTGGTGGCTATCTTCTGCGCGGTGGGTGGCGTTCAGCCCCAGTCGGAAACGGTGTGGCGGCAGGCAAACCGCTACCACGTACCCCGCATCGCCTACGTGAACAAAATGGACCGCCTCGGCGCCGATTTCTACCGCGTGGTGCAACGCATGAAAGAACGGCTCGGTGCCAACGCAGTGCCCATCCAGCTCCCCATCGGCGCGGAGAGCGACTTCCGCGGCATCATTGACCTCGTACGCATGAAAGCGATATTCTACAAAGATGACCTTGGCAAGGAATACGAGGAAGTGGAAATCCCCGCCGAGATGCATGAGATGGCGTCGCACTGGCGCGAGGTGCTGATTGAAGCCGTCGCCGACGTGGACGACACGCTGATGGAGAAGTACCTGGAAGGCGAGCCGATTACCCCGGAGGAGATTAAGCGCGCGTTGCGTCGTGGCACATTACAGAGTAAGATCGTGCCTGTGACGTGCGGTTCCTCCTTTAAGAATAAGGGCGTACAGCCTCTGCTGGACGCCATTATCGATTACCTTCCCTCGCCGATAGATATCGGCGCAGTCAAAGGCACGAACCCCCGTACTGGCGCACCCGAAGCCCGCTATCCTTCCGATGACGAACCCTTTACCGCCCTCGCCTTTAAGATTATGTCCGACCCGTTCGTTGGCAAGCTCACTTACTTCCGCGTCTACTCGGGCACACTCTCCAAAGGCTCCACCGTGTATAACGCTACCAAAGGCAAGAAAGAGCGCATCGGGCGCATCGTGCGGATGCACGCCAACCACCGCGAGGACGTGGAAGTGGTGTACGCCGGAGAGATTGCCGCGGCAGTGGGCTTGAACGAAACCACGACGGGAGACACCCTTTGCGACGAGAAGGCGCCCATTATTCTGGAGTCGATGCAGTTTCCCGACCCCGTCATCTCGGTGGCTATCGAACCCAAAACCAAAGCCGACCAGGACAAACTGGGCATCGCCCTCAGCCGACTGGCTGTGGAAGACCCTACTTTCCGCATTAGCACCGACCCGGAGACGGGGCAAACCATCATCTCGGGTATGGGCGAACTGCATCTGGAGATTATCGTCGACCGGCTGATGCGCGAGTTCAAGGTAGAAGCGAACATCGGGCGCCCGCAGGTGGCATACCGCGAAGCCATTCGCCAGCCGGCGCGCGGCGAAGGACGCTATGTGCGCCAAACCGGTGGGCGCGGTCAATACGGACACTGTATTCTGGAGATAGAACCACTGCCTCCTGGGCAGGGCTTCGAGTTCGTTAACAAGATTGTGGGCGGCGTGATACCCAAGGAGTTCATCCCCGCTATCGAGGGCGGCGTGCGTGAGGCAATGGACACGGGAGTCATCGCCGGATATCCGGTGGTGGACGTGCGCGTTGCCGTGGTGGACGGCTCGTACCACGAGGTAGACTCGTCGGAAATGGCGTTCAAGATTGCTGGTTCCATGGCGTTTAGGGCGGCAATGCAGAAAGCGAACCCCACTATTAAGGAACCCATCATGGCGGTGGAAATCGTCACGCCGGAGCAGTTCCTGGGCGACGTTATTGGCGACCTGAACTCGCGGCGCGGACGTATCGAGGGTATCGAACCGGGTCCCGGCAGCACGCAGACCATACGGGCGCACGTGCCTCTGGCGGAGATGTTCGGCTATGCAACCACTCTGCGTTCCTTGACGCAGGGACGGGCAACATACGTGATGCAACCATCGCACTACGAAGAGGTGCCGGCAAACATCGCGCAGGAGCTGATTGCGCGGGCACAAGGCAAGCAACTGGTCAATCTGTAACATGACACAACGACAAGGAATATCAGGGAGGTCATTACTAAATGGGCAAGCAGCGATTTGAGCGCACCAAGCCGCATGTGAACATCGGCACGATTGGTCACGTGGATCACGGCAAGACCACGTTGACCGCTGCCATCACGCGCGTTTTGGCGAAGGAGGGGCTGGCGGAATACCAGCCGTATGAACGCATCGACTCCGCCCCTGAGGAGCGGGAGCGAGGGGTTACCATCAACATCTACCATGCGGAGTATCAGACGCCCAATCGCCACTATGCGCACGTGGACTGTCCGGGTCACGCGGACTACATCAAGAACATGATTACGGGCGCGGCGCAGATGGACGGGGCGATTTTGGTGGTATCGGCGGCGGATGGCCCGATGCCTCAGACTCGGGAGCACATCTTGCTGGCTCGTCAGGTAGGGGTGCCGTATATTGTGGTCTTTCTGAACAAGGAGGACATGGTAGACGACCCCGAACTGCTGGAGTTAGTGGAGTTAGAGGTTCGGGAGTTGCTGAGCAAGTATGGCTTTCCTGGGGACGAGGTTCCGGTGATTAGCGGCAGTGCGTTGAAGGTGATAGAGGCTGCGGATGTAGACCGCAACGACCCGTGGGTTCAGAAGATATGGCAGTTGATAGAGGCGATAGACACGTATATTCCGACCCCTCAGCGCGACATTGACAAGCCGTTTTTGATGCCGATAGAGGACGTGTTCACGATAACGGGTCGTGGCACGGTGGTGACGGGTCGCGTGGAGCGTGGTGTGTTGCGGGTAGGGGAGCAGGTAGAGATAGTGGGTTTGCACCCGGAGACCCGCACGACGGTAGCGACGTCGTTGGAGATGTTCCGCAAGACGCTGGATCAGATACAGGCAGGGGACAACGCTGGGGTGTTGCTGCGTGGGATAGACCGCAAGGAGGTGGAGCGTGGGATGGTGCTGGCGAAGCCTGGTAGCATCACACCCCACACGAAGTTTGCGGCGGAGATATACGTATTGACGAAGGAGGAGGGCGGTCGCCACACGCCGTTTTTCAGCGGGTATCGTCCCCAGTTTTACTTCCGCACGACGGACGTGACAGGCACGATGAAGTTGCCGGAGGGTGTGGAGATGGTGATGCCTGGCGACAACGTGCGGATAGAGGTAGAGTTGATTGCGCCGATAGCGATGGAGGAGGGCTTGCGCTTTGCGGTGCGCGAAGGTGGTCACACGGTGGGCGCAGGCGTGGTCACCAAGATTATCGAGTAACGGCAGGAGGCAGTAGAGTATGGCGCGTCGGGACTTTCAAAATAAGGTGCGAATCCGCTTGCGCGCGTATGACCATCGAGTGCTGGACCAGTCGGTGCAGAAGATAGTGGACACGGCGCGTCGCACGGGCGCACGCATTTCAGGACCTGTGTTGCTGCCCACAGAGCGCAACCGGTTTTGCGTCATCCGCGGACCGCATATCGATAAGGAGTCGATGGAGCACTTCGAACTGTGCACGCACAAGCGGCTCATCGATATTCTGGACGCCGGGCCCAAAACCATCGACGCGCTCATGCGACTGGACCTTCCCAGCGGCGTAGACATCGAAATCAAGTAGGAGCAACTCACAGATGGCGGTACAGGCGATTTTAGGCAGAAAAATCGGCATGACCCAGATCTTCGATGAGACTGGACAAGCCATCCCGGTCTCGGTGATAGAAGCGGGTCCCTGCGTGGTAACGCAGGTTAAGACCCCGGAGAAGGATGGGTATGTCGCCGTACAGGTGGGCTTCGGGGCGATTTCCCCGAAGCGCGTCAACAAGCCCATGAAGGGGCACTTTAAGAAGGCGAATGTGCCACCCATGCGCTATCTGCGCGAGGTGCCGGTAGATGATATCGGTGCCTTGTCGGTAGGCACAACGATTCACGTCGCCGATGTGTTCAAGCCTGGTGACAAGGTGAAGGTAACCGGCACATCCAAGGGGCGAGGCTTTCAGGGGGTGGTGAAGCGACACCACTTTCACGGTGGTCCACAGTCGCACGGCTCGATGATACACCGCAAGCCTCAGTCCAGTGGTGCCACCGATGCCGCTCGCACCTTTAAGGGTGTCAAGAAGCCGGGGCACATGGGAGCAGAGCGTGTCACCCAGAAAGGGCTTACTGTGGTACGCGTAGACGCAGAACGCAACCTGCTGCTGGTGCGCGGAGCTGTTCCCGGTGCGAACGGCGGACTGCTGATTATCGCCAGGGACGAGAGGGGGTAAGGCGATGCCAAAGGTGAGCGTGTACGATAGAACGGGGCAGCCCGTGCGAGAGATAGAGCTGTCCGACGAGGTGTTTGCCGCTGAGGTGCGACCGGACCTGATGCATGCGGCAGTGGTCGCTGAACAGGCAAACGCCCGACAGGGAACAGCGGACACCAAAACGCGCGGGGAGGTGCGAGGTGGCGGTCGCAAGCCCTGGCGCCAGAAGGGCACCGGACGCGCGAGGCAGGGGTCTATTCGCGCCCCGCACTGGCGACACGGTGGCGTGGTGTTCGGTCCGCATCCGCGCGACTATAGCCAGCGTTTACCCAAAAAGATGCGCCGTGCAGCCATGCGCAGTGCCCTCACTGCCAAGCTGGAAGAGAGCGCCATTATCACAGTAGAGAGCATCCACTTTGACGAGATCAAGACGCGCCATGCCGTACAGTTCCTGAAGGAACTACACGTCGAGGATCCGAACCGCGTGCTGATATTGCTACCCGAGCACGACGAGGTGGTGTGGAAAAGCTTCCGTAACCTGCCTGGCGTGGAGGTACGCATCTCGCCGGCGGTGTCGGTGCGGGATATGTTGATAGCGCGCCGGGTGATTACCACCCCGGAGGCGCTGCAGAAGCTGCAGGAGGTATGCGCCAGATGAGATCGCCGTACGAGATTATTCTGCACCCCGTGATTACCGAGCGAAGCACCGACAACGCCCGCATGGGGCGATATACCTTCGCCGTGGCGCCGGACGCGAACAAGATAGACATCAAGCGGGCGGTGGAAGCCATTTACCGTGTGAACGTGCTGAAAGTGAACGTGATGAACGTACGCGGTAAACGCCGACGAATCGGGAGGATGCCCGCTGGCGAAACCGCCGGCTGGAAGAAGGCGATTGTGACGGTGCAACCGGGGCAGCGCATCGAGGCGTTCGAGGTGACGTAATGGCAACAGGAGGCGCAAAGGAGTAAGCCATGCCGATACGACAGTTAAAACCGACCTCTCCGGGGCGCCGCTTTATGGCGGTGTCTACCTTTGAGGAGATTACACGCGAAGAGCCCGAGAAGTCGTTGCTCGCGCCGCTGAAGAAAAGCGGTGGGCGCAATAATCAAGGACGTATAACCGTCCGCTTCCGCGGCGGTGGCAATAAGCGGCGCTATCGCATTATCGATTTCAAGCGCGACAAAATCGGCGTGCCGGGCAAGGTGGTCAGCATCGAGTACGACCCCAACCGGTCGGCGCGCATCGCTCTGATACAATACGCAGATGGTGAAAAGCGGTACATCCTCTGCCCGGACGGGTTGAAAGTGGGCGACCAAGTGCTTAGCGGCGAGAACGCCGACATCAAGCCGGGCAATGCCCTGCCGTTGCGAGCGATTCCGCTGGGCACGGTGATACACAATATCGAGCTGGTGCCGGGCAAGGGGGGGCAGCTGGTGCGCAGCGCAGGCACGGCAGCCCAGCTGGTTGCCAAAGAGGGGAAGTACGCGCAGGTGCGCCTGCCCTCCGGTGAGGTGCGCATGATACACCTCGAGTGCAAGGCGACCATCGGTCAGGTTGGGCACGCCGAGCACGAGAACGAATCACTGGGCAAAGCGGGTAAGAGCCGCTATCTGGGCAGACGCCCGCACGTGCGTGGCTCGGCGATGACGCCGCGCGACCACCCGCATGGTGGTGGCGAGGGCAAGGCGCCGATCGGTCGACGTGGTGGTCCGGTCACGCCGTGGGGCAAACCCACGCTGGGCAAGAAGACCCGCCGGCGCAAGCGGTCGGACAAGTTCATCGTACGGCGGCGCAAGTAATACGAGCAAGGCGACTGGAGGAGCGTTGGTATGTCACGTTCGATCAAAAAGGGACCGTATGTCGACCCGAAGCTGATGAAGAAAATCCAGGCGCTCAACGCCACCGGCG encodes:
- the rpsL gene encoding 30S ribosomal protein S12, which codes for MPTFNQLVRKGRRPIRKKSKSPALKGCPQKRGVCLVVRTMTPKKPNSALRKVARVRLSNGVEVTAYIPGIGHNLQEHSVVLVRGGRVKDLPGVRYHIIRGTLDAAGTQNRKKGRSKYGTKRPK
- the rpsG gene encoding 30S ribosomal protein S7; the protein is MPRKGPAPRREIPPDPVYNDVLVQRFINRLMMCGKKSVAEKIFYKAMEIVGERTKRNPLEVFHQALKNVMPILEVRPRRVGGATYQVPMEVRPERRVSLGIRWLVTSARKRGGRTMIEKLAAEIMDAANNQGAAVKKREDTHRMAEANKAFAHYRW
- the fusA gene encoding elongation factor G codes for the protein MAREYTLEQTRNIGIAAHIDAGKTTTTERILYYTGRIHRIGEVDDGAATMDWMEQEQERGITITSAATTCFWRGHRINIIDTPGHVDFTVEVERSLRVLDGVVAIFCAVGGVQPQSETVWRQANRYHVPRIAYVNKMDRLGADFYRVVQRMKERLGANAVPIQLPIGAESDFRGIIDLVRMKAIFYKDDLGKEYEEVEIPAEMHEMASHWREVLIEAVADVDDTLMEKYLEGEPITPEEIKRALRRGTLQSKIVPVTCGSSFKNKGVQPLLDAIIDYLPSPIDIGAVKGTNPRTGAPEARYPSDDEPFTALAFKIMSDPFVGKLTYFRVYSGTLSKGSTVYNATKGKKERIGRIVRMHANHREDVEVVYAGEIAAAVGLNETTTGDTLCDEKAPIILESMQFPDPVISVAIEPKTKADQDKLGIALSRLAVEDPTFRISTDPETGQTIISGMGELHLEIIVDRLMREFKVEANIGRPQVAYREAIRQPARGEGRYVRQTGGRGQYGHCILEIEPLPPGQGFEFVNKIVGGVIPKEFIPAIEGGVREAMDTGVIAGYPVVDVRVAVVDGSYHEVDSSEMAFKIAGSMAFRAAMQKANPTIKEPIMAVEIVTPEQFLGDVIGDLNSRRGRIEGIEPGPGSTQTIRAHVPLAEMFGYATTLRSLTQGRATYVMQPSHYEEVPANIAQELIARAQGKQLVNL
- the tuf1 gene encoding elongation factor Tu produces the protein MGKQRFERTKPHVNIGTIGHVDHGKTTLTAAITRVLAKEGLAEYQPYERIDSAPEERERGVTINIYHAEYQTPNRHYAHVDCPGHADYIKNMITGAAQMDGAILVVSAADGPMPQTREHILLARQVGVPYIVVFLNKEDMVDDPELLELVELEVRELLSKYGFPGDEVPVISGSALKVIEAADVDRNDPWVQKIWQLIEAIDTYIPTPQRDIDKPFLMPIEDVFTITGRGTVVTGRVERGVLRVGEQVEIVGLHPETRTTVATSLEMFRKTLDQIQAGDNAGVLLRGIDRKEVERGMVLAKPGSITPHTKFAAEIYVLTKEEGGRHTPFFSGYRPQFYFRTTDVTGTMKLPEGVEMVMPGDNVRIEVELIAPIAMEEGLRFAVREGGHTVGAGVVTKIIE
- the rpsJ gene encoding 30S ribosomal protein S10 translates to MARRDFQNKVRIRLRAYDHRVLDQSVQKIVDTARRTGARISGPVLLPTERNRFCVIRGPHIDKESMEHFELCTHKRLIDILDAGPKTIDALMRLDLPSGVDIEIK
- the rplC gene encoding 50S ribosomal protein L3 — translated: MAVQAILGRKIGMTQIFDETGQAIPVSVIEAGPCVVTQVKTPEKDGYVAVQVGFGAISPKRVNKPMKGHFKKANVPPMRYLREVPVDDIGALSVGTTIHVADVFKPGDKVKVTGTSKGRGFQGVVKRHHFHGGPQSHGSMIHRKPQSSGATDAARTFKGVKKPGHMGAERVTQKGLTVVRVDAERNLLLVRGAVPGANGGLLIIARDERG
- the rplD gene encoding 50S ribosomal protein L4, with the translated sequence MPKVSVYDRTGQPVREIELSDEVFAAEVRPDLMHAAVVAEQANARQGTADTKTRGEVRGGGRKPWRQKGTGRARQGSIRAPHWRHGGVVFGPHPRDYSQRLPKKMRRAAMRSALTAKLEESAIITVESIHFDEIKTRHAVQFLKELHVEDPNRVLILLPEHDEVVWKSFRNLPGVEVRISPAVSVRDMLIARRVITTPEALQKLQEVCAR
- the rplW gene encoding 50S ribosomal protein L23; the protein is MRSPYEIILHPVITERSTDNARMGRYTFAVAPDANKIDIKRAVEAIYRVNVLKVNVMNVRGKRRRIGRMPAGETAGWKKAIVTVQPGQRIEAFEVT
- the rplB gene encoding 50S ribosomal protein L2, whose translation is MPIRQLKPTSPGRRFMAVSTFEEITREEPEKSLLAPLKKSGGRNNQGRITVRFRGGGNKRRYRIIDFKRDKIGVPGKVVSIEYDPNRSARIALIQYADGEKRYILCPDGLKVGDQVLSGENADIKPGNALPLRAIPLGTVIHNIELVPGKGGQLVRSAGTAAQLVAKEGKYAQVRLPSGEVRMIHLECKATIGQVGHAEHENESLGKAGKSRYLGRRPHVRGSAMTPRDHPHGGGEGKAPIGRRGGPVTPWGKPTLGKKTRRRKRSDKFIVRRRK